In Panthera leo isolate Ple1 chromosome B3, P.leo_Ple1_pat1.1, whole genome shotgun sequence, a single genomic region encodes these proteins:
- the KLHL33 gene encoding kelch-like protein 33, with protein sequence MSVSDSSHRPSDPGSVSAPAQKDRLDLPLPDPRTPSWPPSPDEDPSLPPFPLEEPVPRPMAPGSLPSPVLSLEEEEEEDDQDEQEAAQPEELRSEEHPSQFFAEAQRLREQRLLLDEEVSVEGRVYGVHRVILAAVSSLFRDRLLGGRGPRPPLSLDVAAGAWEAVLTFAYEGVLGPARPGDVLVVAEALGAPRVKAVAQWRCKGAGSAREDEKQPSQAEELRENLRSIELLYQEGIGCDLELEAGGCRLRVHRAALACGSEFFGAMLLSGMRESQGTEVSLHTISAQDLRLLVSFAYSGVVRARWPGLLRAAQAALQYQSSSCLALCQSALARGLSPARCLALFPIAEAPGLERLWSKARHYLLTHLPAVALCPTFPSLPAACLAELLDSDELHVQEEFEAFMAAWRWLAANPETQESEAKALLRCVRFGRMSTRELRRVRAAGLPPPLTADLLHQLLVEAAVPGQERRREPDQALVVIGGDGLRADMAIRQPSRGVWWARAFCCGTGLVRTVEWGRLPALPAPGRFRHGAASLAGSELYVCGGQDFYSHSNTLASTLRWGPSQEDWEEMAPLCQARSFFPLVALDGLLYALGGRNGGVALNSVETYHPELNVWRPAPALPAPRFAHAAAVLEGRLYVSGGCSGAGQYLASLLHYDPKLEKPGVLLSAMGVPRAGHVMAALGGRLYVAGGLGETGDLLSFEAYEPRTDSWTHLAPLPSPHVGAAGAALQGELLVLGGYSHRTYALSHLIHAYSPGLGRWLCLGTLPRPRAEMPACILTLPTVQHVALVPTRHQTKPAG encoded by the exons ATGAGCGTCTCGGACTCCTCACATCGTCCTTCGGACCCTGGGAGCGTCTCTGCTCCCGCCCAGAAGGATCGCCTTGACCTACCTTTGCCCGACCCGAGAACCCCCTCCTGGCCACCTTCCCCAGATGAGGATCCCAGTTTGCCCCCCTTTCCTTTGGAAGAGCCTGTCCCCAGGCCCATGGCCCCAGGGAGCCTTCCCTCTCCAGTCTTGTCCcttgaggaagaagaggaggaagacgaCCAAGACGAACAAGAGGCGGCACAGCCCGAGGAGCTGCGCAGCGAGGAGCATCCCAGCCAGTTTTTCGCGGAGGCACAGCGGCTGCGGGAGCAGAGGTTGTTGTTGGACGAAGAGGTGTCAGTTGAGGGGCGAGTATATGGGGTGCATCGGGTAATCTTGGCTGCAGTTAGCAGCCTCTTCCGTGACAGGCTGCTGGGTGGCAGAGGTCCACGACCCCCCCTCAGCCTGGACGTGGCCGCCGGGGCCTGGGAGGCCGTACTGACATTTGCCTATGAGGGGGTGCTGGGCCCTGCTCGGCCTGGAGATGTGCTGGTCGTGGCAGAGGCCCTGGGAGCGCCCCGGGTGAAGGCCGTGGCCCAGTGGAGATGCAAAGGGGCTGGAAGCGCCAGGGAAGATGAAAAGCAGCCCAGCCAGGCAGAGGAGCTGAGGGAGAACCTGCGGAGCATCGAGCTCCTATACCAAGAGGGCATCGGGTGTGACCTGGAGCTGGAGGCAGGCGGCTGCAGGCTGCGGG TGCACCGAGCAGCCCTGGCCTGTGGCAGCGAGTTCTTTGGTGCCATGCTCCTGAGCGGGATGAGGGAATCCCAGGGCACAGAGGTGTCTCTGCACACTATCTCTGCCCAGGACCTGCGACTCCTCGTCTCCTTCGCCTACTCCGGGGTTGTGCGGGCAAGGTGGCCAGGGCTGCTGAGAGCTGCCCAGGCTGCTCTCCAGTACCAGAGCTCTTCCTGCCTTGCTCTGTGCCAGAGCGCCTTGGCACGGGGCCTCAGCCCCGCACGTTGCCTGGCCCTGTTCCCCATAGCGGAAGCCCCGGGCTTAGAGAGGCTCTGGAGCAAAGCCCGTCACTACCTCCTCACCCACCTGCCTGCTGTGGCTTTGTgccccactttcccttctctgccGGCTGCCTGCCTGGCTGAGCTCCTGGATAGCGACGAACTACACGTGCAAGAGGAGTTTGAGGCCTTCATGGCTGCGTGGCGTTGGTTAGCTGCCAACCCTGAGACCCAAGAGTCAGAGGCCAAGGCCCTGCTTCGATGTGTTCGCTTCGGCCGTATGTCCACCAGAGAGCTGAGGAGGGTGCGGGCCGCGGGGCTGCCTCCACCCCTGACCGCAGACTTGCTGCATCAGCTCCTGGTAGAGGCTGCCGTTCCAGGTCAAGAGCGGCGCAGGGAGCCCGACCAGGCACTGGTAGTGATCGGCGGCGACGGGCTCAGAGCAGACATGGCCATAAGACAGCCGTCGCGAGGAGTGTGGTGGGCGCGCGCCTTCTGCTGCGGCACGGGACTGGTGCGAACCGTGGAGTGGGGGAGGctgcctgccctgcctgccccggGGCGCTTCCGGCACGGGGCTGCGAGCCTCGCAGGAAGTGAGCTCTACGTGTGTGGGGGACAGGATTTCTACAGCCACTCCAACACCCTGGCTTCGACTCTCAG GTGGGGCCCCAGTCAAGAAGACTGGGAGGAGATGGCGCCTTTGTGCCAGGCTCGGAGCTTTTTTCCCCTGGTGGCGCTGGACGGACTACTTTATGCTCTGGGCGGCCGAAACGGTGGCGTCGCCCTCAACTCTGTGGAGACCTATCACCCCGAGCTCAATGTCTggag GCCGGCACCTGCTCTTCCAGCACCACGCTTTGCCCACGCAGCTGCGGTTCTGGAGGGCCGATTGTACGTGAGCGGTGGCTGCAGCGGGGCTGGCCAATACCTGGCCTCATTGCTGCACTATGACCCCAAACTTGAGAAGCCAGGGGTGCTTCTGAGCGCTATGGGGGTACCTCGGGCTGGCCACGTCATGGCCGCTCTGGGTGGACGGCTGTACGTCGCGGGTGGGCTAGGTGAGACTGGGGACCTGCTGAGCTTCGAGGCCTATGAACCAAGGACTGATAGCTGGACTCACCTGGCACCCTTGCCCTCCCCCCATGTGGGGGCCGCAGGGGCTGCGCTGCAGGGAGAGCTTCTGGTGCTGGGGGGCTACAGCCACCGTACTTACGCCCTCTCCCACCTTATCCATGCTTACTCTCCCGGCCTGGGCCGATGGCTCTGCCTGGGAACTCTGCCAAGGCCTCGGGCTGAGATGCCTGCCTGCATCCTGACCCTGCCCACCGTGCAGCACGTAGCTTTGGTTCCCACACGGCACCAAACAAAACCTGCTGGGTGA